In Salmo trutta chromosome 16, fSalTru1.1, whole genome shotgun sequence, a genomic segment contains:
- the LOC115150132 gene encoding casein kinase II subunit alpha — MSGPVPSRARVYTDVNTQRPREYWDYESHVVEWGNQDDFQLVRKLGRGKYSEVFEAINITNNEKVVVKILKPVKKKKIKREIKILENLRGGPNVISLVDIVKDPVSRTPALVFEHVNNTDFKQLYQTLTDYDIRFYMFEILKALDYSHSMGIMHRDVKPHNVMIDHEHRKLRLIDWGLAEFYHPGQEYNVRVASRYFKGPELLVDYQMYDYSLDMWSLGCMLASMVFRKEPFFHGHDNYDQLVRIAKVLGTEDLYDYIDKYNIELEPRFNDILGRHSRKRWERFVHSENQQLISPEGLDFLDKLLRYDHQARLTAREAMDHPYFYPIVKEQGRMPGSANQPCGNTAVSTANMITGISALPVATALVTLTGSPVLSAATNALSIPVPAAAGPPQ; from the exons ATGTCAGGACCCGTGCCGAGTCGGGCCCGCGTGTACACCGATGTCAACACACAACGGCCCAGAGAGTACTGGGACTATGAGTCCCATGTGGTGGAATGGGG AAATCAAGATGACTTCCAGTTGGTGCGGAAGCTGGGACGTGGGAAGTACAGTGAAGTGTTTGAAGCAATCAACATCACCAACAATGAGAAGGTTGTGGTGAAAATACTCAAG CCCgtcaagaagaagaaaatcaaGCGTGAAATTAAGATCCTGGAGAACCTCCGCGGAGGCCCGAACGTCATCTCCCTTGTAGACATCGTCAAAGACCCAGTG TCTCGGACACCGGCCTTGGTCTTTGAACATGTCAACAACACAGACTTCAAG CAATTGTACCAGACCCTAACGGACTATGACATCCGGTTCTACATGTTCGAGATCCTCAAG GCCCTGGACTACTCCCACAGCATGGGAATCATGCACAGGGACGTGAAACCCCACAACGTGATGATTGATCACGAACACCGCAAG CTGCGCCTTATTGACTGGGGTCTGGCTGAGTTCTACCACCCGGGACAGGAGTACAACGTCCGAGTGGCTTCTCGCTACTTCAAAGGACCTGAGCTTCTGGTCGATTATCAG ATGTATGACTACAGTCTGGACATGTGGAGCTTGGGCTGCATGTTGGCCAGCATGGTCTTCAGGAAGGAGCCTTTCTTCCACGGCCACGACAACTACGACCAG TTGGTGAGAATAGCCAAGGTGTTGGGAACGGAAGACCTGTACGACTACATTGACAAGTACAACATAGAGTTGGAGCCTCGGTTCAATGACATTCTGGGAAG ACACTCTCGTAAGCGGTGGGAGCGCTTCGTCCACAGTGAGAACCAGCAACTGATCAGTCCTGAGGGTCTGGACTTTCTGGATAAGCTGCTGCGCTATGACCATCAGGCCCGGTTGACTGCCCGCGAGGCCATGGATCACCCCTACTTCT ATCCCATTGTGAAAGAGCAGGGTCGCATGCCAGGGTCGGCTAACCAACCCTGCGGAAATACAGCCGTGAGCACAGCCAACATGATCACAG gCATCTCTGCTTTGCCAGTTGCTACTGCCCTGGTCACCCTCACCGGCTCGCCCGTTCTCTCTGCTGCCACCAACGCCCTGAGCATCCCCGTGCCCGCCGCTGCTGGTCCCCCCCAGTGA
- the LOC115151173 gene encoding solute carrier family 2, facilitated glucose transporter member 10-like: MIAHTAYCEFQLTCVQQEVVSTLLIGVLLASLVGGWLIDLYGRRNSILLSNVLILAGSLVLVSTSYLALVVGRITVGFAICISSMSCCIFVTEMVTDKHRFLFLGPNEVGITVGILGAYAMNYILSDARHGRKYMFGSAIVLTLAQFVSIWFLPSNAGAPAECQRAGAQRGLIRFIEDHEVENSATISNRLDNAQHSIVHLFQRMDNVRFRTMIGLGLVIFHQFSGQPKVLFYTSTIFHSVGFESNASAVQASVGMGVVKVIATLVSMVFANRVSRRPLLIGGCTVMSVCLITIGLLSRRSVVNTKTPCSAGDNSFIFTDENDKAQ, from the exons ATGATAGCCCATACTGCCTATTGTGAG TTCCAGCTCACCTGTGTCCAGCAGGAGGTGGTCAGTACCCTTCTGATCGGGGTCTTGCTGGCTTCCCTGGTCGGCGGGTGGCTGATTGACCTCTATGGCCGCAGGAATTCCATCCTCCTCAGCAACGTCCTTATCCTGGCAGGGAGTCTGGTCCTGGTTAGCACCTCTTACTTAGCGCTGGTGGTGGGAAGAATCACGGTGGGCTTCGCCATATGCATCTCCTCCATGTCCTGCTGTATCTTTGTTACGGAGATGGTCACCGACAAGCATAGGTTTTTGTTTTTGGGACCTAACGAAGTTGGTATCACCGTGGGCATTCTGGGAGCTTATGCCATGAACTATATCCTGTCTGATGCCAGACATGGAAGGAAATATATGTTTGGGTCAGCCATCGTGCTGACTTTGGCTCAATTTGTCTCCATTTGGTTCCTCCCGTCCAACGCTGGAGCACCTGCAGAATGCCAAAGAGCAGGCGCTCAAAGAGGCCTTATTCGCTTCATTGAGGATCACGAAGTAGAGAATTCGGCAACCATTTCCAACAGACTTGATAATGCACAGCACAGCATTGTGCACCTCTTTCAACGGATGGATAACGTGAGGTTCAGGACTATGATAGGGCTGGGCTTGGTGATCTTTCATCAGTTCTCCGGTCAGCCCAAAGTGCTCTTCTACACCTCAACCATCTTTCATTCAGTGGGCTTTGAGAGTAATGCCTCAGCAGTGCAGGCATCCGTGGGCATGGGGGTAGTCAAAGTGATCGCCACCTTGGTCTCCATGGTGTTTGCCAATAGGGTTAGCAGGAGGCCTCTGCTCATCGGTGGATGTACAgtaatgtctgtgtgtttgaTCACCATAGGACTTCTGAGTAGGCGTTCGGTGGTCAACACCAAGACACCCTGTAGTGCTGGGGATAACTCATTTATTTTCACAGATGAAAATGATAAAGCACAATAG
- the LOC115150131 gene encoding EKC/KEOPS complex subunit TP53RK, with product MAVEGTSVALPQFLNKIQLIKQGAEARVYRGSFLGKPTIVKERFPKLYRHPLLDEKLTHRRTVQEVRSILRCRKAGISAPVVYFVDYTSHCIFLEDIVGSITVRDHIASTQLSSAQKSPVERLDQLAQKMGQILAKMHDEDVVHGDLTTSNMLLKAGAESGETELVLIDFGLSYISALPEDKGVDMYVLEKAFLSTHPNTEALFEKLLKAYAASSKKSHAVIKKLDEVRLRGRKRSMVG from the exons ATGGCTGTTGAAGGGACCAGCGTGGCCCTACCGCAGTTTCTTAACAAAATACAACTGATAAAACAGGGTGCAGAAGCTCGTGTATATCGAGGGTCATTTTTGGGCAAGCCAACCATTGTAAAAGAAAGGTTTCCGAAATTGTATAGACACCCGTTGTTGGATGAAAAACTCACACATCGCAGAACCGTGCAAGAGGTGCGCTCAATACTTCGCTGTCGAAAAGCTG gaATATCTGCACCAGTCGTCTACTTTGTAGACTACACCTCCCACTGCATCTTCCTTGAAGACATCGTCGGCTCCATCACCGTACGAGACCACATCGCCTCCACACAGCTGTCCTCTGCCCAGAAAAGCCCAGTGGAACGCCTGGACCAGCTCGCTCAGAAGATGGGTCAGATTCTAGCCAAAATGCACGATGAGGACGTTGTCCATGGAGACTTGACCACTTCCAACATGCTGTTGAAGGCGGGCGCTGAGAGCGGAGAGACGGAGCTGGTCCTCATTGACTTTGGCCTGAGCTACATATCGGCGCTGCCTGAGGACAAGGGAGTGGACATGTACGTGCTGGAGAAAGCTTTCCTCAGCACCCACCCCAACACTGAGGCTCTGTTCGAGAAGCTGCTGAAGGCATATGCAGCCTCGTCCAAGAAGTCCCACGCTGTTATCAAAAAGCTTGACGAAGTTCgactgagagggagaaagaggtcgATGGTCGgctga